From the genome of Paraburkholderia aromaticivorans, one region includes:
- a CDS encoding AAA family ATPase has product MTTAMVKQEIAVASFSRVYDLDQVETALNDLGEGANEALRATYEKMLKTGNLRFCVKPNRMPSIDDLIDALPNFSAPLDDIRKQVALCLETEDRLELMPILLLGDPGIGKTHFAKQLARLLGTAYQYVAMSSLTAGWILSGASSQWKNAKPGKVFDALVNGSYANPVIAVDEIDKATGDSQYDPLGALYALLEHDTAQTFIDEFAEIPINAGHVIWIATANDERSIPEPILNRMNVYEIPAPDHDGARRIAQAIYDEIRSAHNWGLRFPEVLGDAALDALMRASPREMRRAILNGFGAARIDRRDQIEAGDIRLDYGNRRKPIGF; this is encoded by the coding sequence ATGACAACAGCAATGGTCAAACAGGAAATCGCCGTGGCGTCTTTCAGTCGGGTGTACGACCTCGATCAGGTCGAGACCGCGCTGAACGATCTCGGCGAAGGCGCGAACGAGGCATTGCGCGCGACATACGAAAAGATGCTGAAAACCGGCAATCTGCGCTTCTGCGTGAAGCCGAACCGCATGCCTTCGATCGACGATCTGATCGACGCGCTGCCCAACTTTTCAGCGCCGCTCGACGACATCCGCAAGCAGGTTGCCTTGTGTCTCGAAACCGAAGACCGCCTGGAACTGATGCCGATTCTGCTGCTCGGCGACCCCGGCATCGGCAAGACTCACTTCGCGAAGCAGTTGGCGCGCCTGCTCGGCACCGCGTATCAATATGTGGCGATGAGTTCGCTGACGGCGGGGTGGATTCTGTCGGGCGCCTCGTCGCAATGGAAGAACGCGAAGCCGGGCAAGGTGTTCGACGCGCTCGTGAACGGCAGCTACGCGAATCCGGTAATCGCCGTCGACGAAATCGACAAGGCCACCGGCGATTCCCAATACGATCCGCTCGGCGCGTTGTATGCGCTGCTCGAGCACGACACGGCGCAGACCTTCATCGACGAATTCGCCGAAATTCCGATCAATGCCGGGCATGTGATCTGGATTGCGACGGCGAACGACGAGCGCTCCATTCCCGAGCCGATCCTGAACCGCATGAACGTGTACGAGATCCCTGCGCCGGATCACGACGGCGCGCGCCGCATCGCGCAGGCGATCTATGACGAGATCCGCTCGGCGCACAACTGGGGCCTGCGCTTTCCCGAGGTGCTCGGCGACGCCGCGCTCGATGCGCTGATGCGGGCATCCCCGCGTGAAATGCGTCGGGCGATTCTGAACGGCTTCGGCGCGGCGCGCATCGACAGGCGCGACCAGATCGAGGCCGGCGACATTCGGCTGGATTACGGAAATCGACGAAAACCGATTGGTTTTTGA
- a CDS encoding endonuclease/exonuclease/phosphatase family protein, which translates to MRNPEELIRESVAPKDFIAVSWNLHKGRTPLGFQAWQAMQRWVQSTHADAYFLQEAMARRMPSPVLASSFGAPLTDPLSDVWHCQATEIARALELEIALGPNVFKPSWRHGNAILSPHPLDLGGRWDISAHRFEKRGLLVARATFGGHSVTLLCAHLALTRSARLRQMNWIAHWIAKEAPQGPLVLAGDFNDWRNDSVPLFGEHGLQEVATLLGESGRTFPAFSPALALDKMFVRGMKPVEWIQPTQETAWLSDHLPYMARLRIE; encoded by the coding sequence ATGCGAAACCCCGAAGAATTGATCCGCGAGAGCGTAGCGCCCAAGGATTTCATTGCGGTGAGCTGGAACCTGCACAAAGGCCGCACGCCGCTCGGCTTTCAGGCCTGGCAGGCCATGCAGCGCTGGGTGCAATCCACCCACGCGGACGCGTATTTTTTACAGGAAGCAATGGCGCGGCGCATGCCGTCGCCGGTGCTCGCAAGCAGTTTCGGCGCGCCGCTCACCGATCCGTTGAGCGACGTCTGGCATTGCCAGGCGACTGAAATTGCACGCGCGCTCGAACTCGAAATCGCGCTTGGACCGAACGTCTTCAAACCGTCGTGGCGGCATGGCAATGCGATCCTGTCGCCGCATCCGCTCGATCTGGGCGGACGCTGGGATATCTCCGCGCACCGCTTCGAAAAGCGCGGATTACTGGTGGCGCGCGCAACCTTCGGCGGTCACTCGGTCACGCTGTTATGCGCGCATCTGGCGCTCACGCGCTCGGCCCGCTTGCGTCAGATGAACTGGATCGCGCACTGGATCGCGAAGGAAGCGCCGCAAGGTCCGCTCGTGTTGGCCGGCGACTTCAACGACTGGCGCAACGATTCTGTGCCGCTCTTCGGCGAGCATGGTTTGCAGGAAGTGGCCACGCTGCTCGGCGAGTCGGGCCGCACCTTTCCCGCCTTCTCGCCCGCGCTTGCGCTCGACAAGATGTTCGTGCGCGGCATGAAGCCGGTCGAGTGGATCCAGCCGACGCAGGAAACCGCGTGGCTCTCGGATCACTTACCGTATATGGCCCGCTTGCGGATCGAGTGA
- a CDS encoding ferredoxin--NADP reductase — MSNLNPQTVLSVHHWTDTLFSFTCTRDPSFRFENGQFTMVGLEVDGKPLIRAYSLASANYEEHLEFLSIKVQDGPLTSRLQHLKVGDEVLIGKKPVGTLVADNLLPGKTLWLLSTGTGLAPFMSIIKDPDIYDRYERVVLTHTCRFVDELAYKEYITDHLPAHEHLGELVQEKLLYYPTVTREAFQNRGRITELIETEKLFADLGVPGFSLENDRIMLCGSPHMLRDTRKLLDDLGFQEGSNNAPGHYVVEKAFVG; from the coding sequence ATGAGCAACCTGAATCCACAAACCGTCCTGAGCGTCCATCACTGGACCGATACGCTTTTCAGCTTCACCTGCACGCGCGATCCGTCGTTCCGTTTCGAAAACGGCCAGTTCACGATGGTGGGCCTCGAAGTCGACGGCAAGCCGCTGATCCGCGCCTACAGCCTCGCGAGTGCGAACTACGAAGAGCACCTCGAATTCCTGAGCATCAAGGTGCAGGACGGCCCGCTCACGTCGCGTTTGCAGCATCTGAAGGTCGGCGACGAAGTCCTGATCGGCAAGAAGCCGGTCGGCACGCTGGTGGCCGACAACCTGCTGCCGGGCAAGACACTGTGGCTGCTGTCCACCGGCACGGGCCTCGCGCCGTTCATGTCGATCATCAAGGATCCGGACATTTACGACCGTTACGAGCGCGTAGTGCTCACGCACACCTGCCGTTTCGTCGACGAGCTGGCGTACAAGGAATACATCACGGACCACCTGCCGGCGCATGAGCATCTGGGCGAGCTGGTGCAGGAAAAGCTGCTGTATTACCCGACGGTCACGCGCGAGGCGTTCCAGAACCGTGGCCGGATCACCGAACTGATCGAAACCGAAAAGCTGTTCGCCGACCTCGGCGTACCGGGCTTCTCGCTCGAAAACGACCGCATCATGCTGTGCGGCAGCCCGCACATGCTGCGCGACACGCGCAAGCTGCTGGACGACCTGGGCTTCCAGGAAGGCAGCAACAACGCGCCGGGTCACTACGTGGTTGAAAAAGCCTTCGTCGGCTAA
- a CDS encoding sensor histidine kinase: MDTSTVVPFAAHLPASLEREGLDASAAPSTSTEQEVARLRARVRELSAELVQAQETACRHVARELHDGVGAELTATRFALAGVETWLPADAPPQCAAALAVANRSLDAVCEASRQAVAELHAPSLEAGIVGALAHWTGDFAARTQLRTSFVCAADLRLTRLPADAALAVFRVAQEALNNIAKHARAESADVRIETSRRHLTLIIVDDGIGVTRNARTRRGHFGLSGMQARCAAFDGTLRVSARRTGAEHGHTGYGCGTPSRGTLVRARFAWDAMLAQAPRAQRHALQS, encoded by the coding sequence ATGGATACGTCGACTGTCGTCCCGTTCGCCGCCCATCTTCCCGCGTCATTGGAACGTGAGGGACTCGATGCGTCCGCCGCGCCGTCCACGTCGACCGAACAGGAAGTCGCACGGTTGCGCGCCCGGGTGCGTGAACTCTCGGCCGAGCTCGTTCAGGCGCAGGAAACCGCTTGCCGCCATGTGGCGCGTGAACTGCACGACGGCGTTGGGGCCGAGCTGACGGCGACGCGTTTCGCGCTCGCCGGCGTCGAAACGTGGCTGCCCGCCGATGCGCCGCCGCAGTGTGCCGCCGCGCTCGCCGTGGCGAACCGCTCGCTCGACGCCGTGTGCGAAGCCAGCCGCCAGGCTGTCGCGGAACTGCATGCGCCGTCGCTCGAGGCCGGCATTGTCGGCGCATTGGCGCACTGGACCGGCGACTTCGCCGCGCGCACGCAACTTCGCACGAGTTTCGTCTGCGCCGCCGACCTGCGCCTCACCCGTCTGCCCGCCGATGCCGCGCTGGCGGTATTCCGCGTCGCGCAGGAAGCGCTGAACAATATTGCCAAGCACGCGCGCGCCGAATCCGCCGACGTGCGGATCGAAACCAGCCGCCGTCACCTCACGCTGATCATCGTCGACGACGGTATCGGCGTCACGCGCAACGCCCGCACCCGCCGCGGCCATTTTGGCCTGAGCGGCATGCAGGCGCGCTGCGCGGCCTTCGACGGCACGCTGCGCGTGAGCGCCCGCCGCACCGGTGCGGAGCACGGCCACACTGGCTACGGCTGCGGCACACCGTCGCGCGGCACCCTCGTTCGTGCGCGCTTCGCCTGGGACGCCATGCTGGCGCAGGCGCCGCGCGCCCAACGGCACGCGCTGCAATCGTGA
- the rqpR gene encoding response regulator transcription factor RqpR (The RqpSR system (Regulating Quorum sensing and Pathogenicity Sensor kinase and Response regulator) co-occurs with and modulates the expression of cis-2-dodecenoic acid quorum-sensing systems.): protein MSLRILLVDDHAVVRQGVRQLLLDRGVAREVTEAQNGAEALDAVARFTYDIVLLDISLPDMNGVEVLKRMKRKAPRVAVLMFSMYREDQYAVRALKAGAAGYLSKTVDAAQMIGAIQQVAAGRKYVSPAMAEALADYVSFDGEQLPHEKLSDREYQTLCMLASGKRLTDIAVTLSLSVKTVSVYRTRLLEKMKLRNNAELTFYVMSNRLIDLNPAMAG, encoded by the coding sequence ATGAGCTTGCGCATTCTGCTCGTCGACGACCACGCGGTGGTTCGCCAGGGCGTCCGCCAGCTGCTGCTCGATCGCGGCGTGGCGCGCGAAGTGACCGAAGCGCAGAACGGCGCCGAAGCGCTCGACGCGGTTGCCCGGTTCACCTACGACATCGTGCTGCTCGACATTTCGCTGCCTGACATGAACGGCGTCGAAGTGCTCAAACGCATGAAGCGCAAGGCGCCGCGCGTGGCCGTGCTGATGTTCTCCATGTATCGCGAGGACCAGTACGCCGTGCGCGCGTTGAAAGCGGGCGCCGCCGGCTACCTGTCGAAAACCGTCGACGCAGCGCAGATGATCGGCGCGATCCAGCAGGTCGCGGCAGGCCGCAAATACGTGAGCCCGGCGATGGCCGAGGCGCTCGCCGATTACGTGTCCTTCGACGGCGAGCAGTTGCCGCACGAAAAGCTCTCCGACCGCGAATATCAGACCCTGTGCATGCTCGCGTCGGGCAAGCGGCTGACGGATATCGCCGTGACGCTCTCGCTCTCGGTGAAGACGGTCAGCGTGTATCGCACCCGGCTGCTCGAGAAGATGAAGCTGCGCAATAACGCCGAACTGACCTTCTATGTGATGAGCAACCGGCTCATCGATCTCAATCCCGCAATGGCGGGTTGA
- a CDS encoding amino acid permease translates to MSLFRKKSVEHMIAASAQNAGLKKALGALDLTFLGVGAIIGTGIFVLTGTGAVQAGPALMISFLIAAIACGFAALAYAEFASTIPVAGSIYTYSYATLGELAAWIIGWDLMLEYGLATSAVSVGWSGYLQSLLSGFGVSLPVALTAAPGALPGHDTLFNLPAFLVMMAITALLSVGVRESARINNVMVAIKVIVVLLVIGVGVFHVTPANWHPFMPNGWNGVFGAAAVMFFAFIGFDSVSSAAEEVKDPKRDLPIGIIASLGVCAVLYVAVAAVVTGIVPSAQFANISHPVSYALQVAGQKWVAGFIDLGAVLGMLTVILVMAYGQTRVIFAMSRDGLLPERLSRVHPRFATPFFTTWLVGIVFGLIGALVPLNVLAELINIGTLAAFSMVSIAVLVLRKTHPELPRAFRCPGVPVVPVLAVASCLFLMVNLQAVTWVAFVVWLLVGMVIYFGYSRRHSKLSK, encoded by the coding sequence ATGTCCCTGTTTCGCAAGAAGAGCGTCGAGCACATGATCGCCGCAAGTGCTCAGAACGCCGGCTTGAAGAAAGCGCTCGGCGCGCTCGATCTGACCTTTCTCGGCGTCGGCGCCATTATCGGCACCGGCATTTTCGTGCTGACCGGCACGGGCGCCGTGCAGGCCGGCCCGGCGCTGATGATCTCGTTCCTGATCGCGGCGATTGCCTGCGGCTTCGCCGCGCTCGCCTACGCCGAATTCGCCTCGACGATTCCGGTGGCGGGATCGATCTACACGTACTCGTATGCGACGCTCGGCGAACTGGCTGCGTGGATCATCGGCTGGGACTTGATGCTCGAATACGGGCTTGCCACCTCCGCAGTGTCGGTGGGCTGGTCGGGCTATCTGCAATCCTTGCTGTCGGGCTTCGGCGTGTCGTTGCCGGTTGCGCTGACAGCGGCGCCGGGTGCGTTGCCCGGCCACGATACGCTCTTCAATCTGCCTGCGTTCCTCGTGATGATGGCGATCACGGCGCTGTTGTCGGTTGGCGTGCGCGAGTCCGCGCGGATCAACAACGTCATGGTGGCGATCAAGGTGATCGTGGTGTTGCTGGTGATCGGCGTGGGTGTATTTCATGTGACGCCGGCCAACTGGCATCCGTTCATGCCGAACGGCTGGAACGGCGTGTTCGGCGCGGCGGCGGTGATGTTCTTCGCGTTCATCGGTTTCGACTCGGTGTCGTCCGCGGCGGAAGAGGTGAAGGATCCGAAGCGCGATCTGCCGATCGGGATCATTGCGTCGCTGGGCGTTTGCGCGGTGTTGTACGTGGCGGTGGCGGCGGTCGTCACCGGCATCGTGCCGTCGGCGCAGTTTGCGAACATTTCGCACCCGGTGTCGTATGCGTTGCAGGTTGCAGGACAAAAGTGGGTCGCGGGTTTTATCGATCTCGGCGCCGTGCTGGGTATGTTGACAGTGATTCTGGTGATGGCTTACGGCCAGACTCGAGTGATCTTCGCCATGTCGCGCGATGGGTTGTTGCCTGAGCGGCTTTCGCGCGTGCATCCGCGGTTTGCCACGCCGTTTTTTACTACGTGGCTCGTGGGGATCGTCTTCGGGTTGATCGGGGCGCTGGTGCCGTTGAATGTGCTGGCAGAGTTGATCAATATCGGCACGTTGGCCGCGTTTTCGATGGTGTCGATTGCGGTTCTCGTTTTGCGGAAAACGCATCCTGAGTTGCCGCGGGCGTTTCGGTGTCCTGGGGTGCCGGTTGTGCCGGTGCTGGCGGTCGCTTCCTGTCTGTTCTTGATGGTTAATCTGCAGGCTGTTACGTGGGTGGCGTTTGTTGTCTGGTTGCTCGTGGGGATGGTTATTTATTTTGGGTATTCACGCAGGCATTCCAAGTTGAGTAAGTGA
- a CDS encoding (2Fe-2S)-binding protein, producing MAISISLTVNGAPISASIDPGTLLVQFLRDQLRLTGTHVGCDTAQCGACTVHLNGRAVKACNILAVQAEGADITTIEGLAKDGVLHPMQAAFKHCHGLQCGFCTPGMVMSAVSLVQRQPDLTGDDVRAQLDGNLCRCTGYHNIVKAVLEGAAGMKSAGTAAAAANANAPATA from the coding sequence ATGGCGATCAGCATCAGTCTGACGGTGAACGGCGCGCCCATCAGCGCCTCAATCGACCCTGGCACCCTGCTAGTCCAGTTCCTTCGCGATCAACTCCGCCTCACCGGCACGCACGTCGGCTGCGATACGGCCCAGTGCGGCGCATGCACCGTCCATCTGAACGGACGCGCGGTCAAAGCCTGCAACATCCTCGCCGTGCAGGCCGAAGGCGCGGACATCACCACCATCGAAGGGCTCGCCAAAGACGGCGTGCTGCACCCCATGCAGGCAGCCTTCAAACACTGCCATGGCCTGCAATGCGGCTTCTGCACGCCCGGCATGGTGATGAGCGCGGTCTCGCTCGTACAGCGCCAGCCGGATCTCACCGGCGACGACGTCCGAGCCCAGCTCGACGGCAATCTGTGCCGCTGTACGGGTTATCACAACATCGTCAAAGCCGTGCTCGAAGGCGCCGCAGGCATGAAGTCCGCCGGCACGGCCGCCGCCGCCGCGAATGCCAACGCACCGGCCACCGCCTGA
- a CDS encoding xanthine dehydrogenase family protein molybdopterin-binding subunit, producing the protein MNAPDTHLIGTSVERKEDYRFLTGNGQYTDDIVLPQQTYAVFLRSPYAHAKINSIDTAAAKASPGVVAVFTGADMAADNVGGLPCGWLIHSTDGKPMNEPPHPIIAHTKVRHVGDQVALVIADSIKAAKDAAELIEVDYDVLPAVVDTAHAADAGQPAVHDEVPDNVCYNWGHGDKAATDAAFAKAAHVTTLDIVNNRLIPNAIEPRAVNASYSGQDDSYTLYVANQNPHVERLLMAAFVLSLPESKLRVIAPDVGGGFGSKIFLYAEDVALTWASKKIRRPVKWTAERSEAFVSDAHGRDHVTKAELALDADGKFLGMRIHTTANMGAYLSTFASSVPTILYATLLAGQYATPAIYAEVKAVFTNTVPVDAYRGAGRPEATYVVERLVETAAREMKLDPAEIRRRNFIREFPYATPVGLTYDTGDYETILARSLELADVKGFEARRQESEKNGKLRGLGYSCYIEACGLAPSNIAGALGARAGLFEVGQIRVHPTGSVTVFTGSHSHGQGHETTFAQVVADRLGIALESVEIVHGDTGRIPFGMGTYGSRSIAVGGSAIMKALDKIETKAKKIAAHLLEAAAEDIEFKDGVFRVAGTDRTKAFAEISLAAYVPHNYPLDMLEPGLEESAFYDPTNFTYPSGAYICEIEVDPETGVCRIQQFTAVDDFGNVINPMIVEGQVHGGLAQGIGQAMLERCVYDNESGQLLSGSYMDYAMPHASDLPNFTVETVKGTPCTHNPLGVKGCGEAGAIGSPPAVINAILDALAPLGVTDLQMPATPHRVWSAIHAARQPH; encoded by the coding sequence ATGAACGCACCCGACACCCATCTGATCGGCACTTCCGTCGAACGTAAGGAAGACTATCGGTTCCTGACCGGCAACGGTCAGTACACCGACGACATCGTCCTGCCCCAGCAAACCTACGCCGTATTCCTGCGCTCGCCCTATGCGCACGCGAAGATCAACAGCATCGACACCGCCGCGGCCAAAGCGTCGCCCGGTGTGGTGGCGGTCTTCACCGGCGCGGACATGGCGGCCGACAACGTCGGCGGCCTGCCGTGCGGCTGGCTGATTCACAGCACCGACGGCAAGCCGATGAACGAGCCGCCGCATCCGATCATCGCGCATACGAAAGTGCGTCACGTCGGCGACCAGGTCGCGCTCGTGATCGCCGATTCGATCAAGGCCGCCAAAGACGCCGCCGAATTGATCGAAGTCGACTACGACGTGCTGCCGGCCGTGGTCGACACCGCCCATGCCGCAGACGCGGGCCAGCCCGCCGTGCACGACGAAGTGCCGGACAACGTCTGCTACAACTGGGGTCACGGCGACAAAGCCGCGACCGACGCCGCCTTCGCCAAAGCCGCGCACGTCACCACGCTCGACATCGTCAACAACCGGCTGATTCCGAACGCGATCGAACCGCGCGCGGTCAACGCGAGCTATTCAGGCCAGGACGACAGCTATACGCTCTACGTGGCGAATCAGAATCCGCACGTGGAGCGCCTGCTGATGGCCGCATTCGTGCTGTCGCTGCCGGAATCGAAACTGCGCGTGATCGCGCCGGACGTGGGCGGCGGCTTCGGTTCAAAGATCTTCCTGTATGCCGAAGACGTCGCGCTGACCTGGGCATCGAAGAAGATCCGCCGTCCGGTCAAGTGGACGGCCGAGCGCTCCGAAGCCTTCGTCTCCGACGCGCACGGCCGCGATCACGTAACCAAAGCCGAACTGGCGCTGGACGCGGACGGCAAATTCCTCGGCATGCGCATTCATACGACCGCCAACATGGGCGCGTATCTGTCCACGTTCGCCTCGAGCGTGCCGACCATTCTGTATGCCACCCTGCTCGCCGGCCAGTACGCCACGCCCGCGATCTATGCGGAAGTGAAAGCGGTCTTCACCAACACCGTTCCCGTCGATGCCTATCGCGGCGCGGGCCGCCCCGAAGCGACGTATGTGGTGGAACGCCTCGTCGAAACCGCCGCGCGCGAAATGAAGCTCGATCCGGCCGAGATTCGCCGCCGCAATTTCATCCGCGAGTTTCCGTACGCGACGCCCGTCGGCCTGACCTACGACACCGGCGACTACGAGACCATCCTCGCCCGCTCGCTCGAACTCGCGGACGTGAAAGGCTTTGAAGCGCGCAGACAGGAATCCGAAAAGAACGGCAAACTGCGTGGCCTCGGCTATTCCTGCTATATCGAAGCCTGCGGTCTCGCACCGTCGAATATCGCGGGCGCGCTGGGTGCGCGGGCCGGCCTGTTCGAAGTCGGCCAGATTCGCGTGCATCCCACCGGTTCGGTCACGGTGTTCACGGGTTCGCACAGTCACGGCCAGGGACACGAGACGACCTTTGCGCAAGTGGTGGCCGACCGGCTCGGCATTGCGCTGGAAAGCGTCGAAATCGTCCATGGCGACACCGGCCGCATTCCGTTCGGCATGGGCACGTATGGCTCGCGCTCGATCGCGGTCGGCGGCTCGGCGATCATGAAGGCGCTCGACAAGATCGAAACCAAGGCGAAGAAGATCGCCGCCCACCTGCTCGAAGCCGCGGCGGAAGACATCGAGTTCAAGGACGGCGTATTCCGCGTCGCGGGTACTGATCGCACCAAGGCGTTTGCGGAGATCTCGCTCGCCGCGTACGTGCCGCACAACTATCCGCTCGACATGCTCGAACCGGGCCTCGAAGAAAGCGCGTTCTACGATCCGACCAACTTCACGTATCCCTCCGGCGCGTACATCTGCGAAATCGAAGTCGATCCGGAAACGGGCGTGTGCCGCATCCAGCAGTTCACCGCAGTGGACGATTTCGGCAACGTCATCAATCCGATGATCGTCGAAGGCCAGGTGCATGGCGGGCTCGCGCAGGGCATCGGCCAGGCGATGCTGGAGCGCTGCGTGTACGACAACGAGAGCGGCCAGTTGCTGTCCGGCTCGTACATGGACTACGCGATGCCGCATGCGTCCGATCTGCCGAACTTCACCGTCGAAACCGTCAAGGGCACGCCGTGCACGCACAATCCGCTAGGCGTGAAAGGCTGCGGCGAAGCGGGCGCGATCGGCTCGCCGCCGGCGGTGATCAACGCGATCCTCGACGCGCTCGCGCCGCTCGGCGTGACCGACCTGCAAATGCCGGCAACGCCGCATCGCGTGTGGTCCGCGATTCACGCGGCCAGGCAACCCCATTGA
- a CDS encoding FAD binding domain-containing protein: MYSFEYQRATDPKAAAALLTADSDAKFLAGGQSLLPTMRLRLAQPSQLIDVTRIPALKSITVDGKTVTIGAAVCHADVADHAELRRVSPALADLAAHIGDRQVRALGTIGGSLANNDPAACYPAAAMALDATIVTDRRRIASSDFFVGMYETALAPDELIVAVEFPVPERAAYEKFRNPASHFALVGVFVAKFASGVRVAVTGAASSVFRVPELESALSANFTPEAARAVSVSAADLNTDMHASAEYRAHLIPVLAARAVTKANA, from the coding sequence ATGTATTCATTCGAGTATCAACGCGCGACGGATCCCAAAGCGGCCGCCGCCCTCCTCACCGCCGACAGCGACGCGAAGTTTCTGGCCGGCGGCCAAAGCCTCTTGCCCACCATGCGGCTGCGTCTCGCGCAGCCGTCGCAGCTGATCGACGTGACGCGCATTCCCGCGCTCAAGTCGATCACCGTCGACGGGAAAACGGTGACGATCGGCGCCGCCGTGTGTCATGCCGACGTGGCGGATCATGCGGAACTGCGGCGCGTATCGCCGGCGCTCGCGGATCTCGCCGCGCATATCGGCGATCGCCAGGTGCGCGCGCTCGGCACGATCGGCGGGTCGCTCGCCAACAACGACCCAGCCGCCTGCTATCCCGCCGCGGCCATGGCGTTGGACGCGACCATCGTCACGGACCGGCGGCGCATTGCGTCGAGCGATTTCTTCGTCGGCATGTATGAGACGGCGTTGGCGCCCGACGAGCTGATCGTCGCGGTGGAGTTTCCCGTCCCCGAGCGCGCGGCGTACGAGAAATTCCGCAATCCGGCTTCGCACTTCGCGTTGGTCGGCGTGTTCGTCGCGAAGTTCGCGAGCGGGGTGCGCGTCGCGGTGACGGGCGCGGCGTCTTCGGTGTTTCGTGTGCCGGAACTGGAAAGCGCGCTGTCGGCGAACTTCACGCCCGAGGCCGCACGCGCGGTGAGCGTGTCGGCCGCCGACCTGAACACCGACATGCACGCGAGCGCCGAATATCGCGCGCATCTGATTCCGGTGCTGGCCGCGCGCGCGGTGACGAAGGCGAACGCTTAG
- a CDS encoding AAA family ATPase, translating to MQPASIDDTLAQLAAQRYFASRELATALYLALRMDRPLFVEGEPGVGKTELAKAAAGMLGTSMLRLQCYEGLDTASALYEWDYPRQIMALRLAEAAGERPDNDTLYRGEFLLKRPLLQALMPDEHHPGARRVLLIDEIDRADEPFEAFLLELLSDFQVSIPEYGTVRAEQPPLVVMTSNRTREVHDALKRRCLYQWIGYPERDRELEIVAARAPQTSAELQRRAVDFVHQLRGMDLFKAPGIAETIDWCRALEALSVTELDPQSVHNTLGVLLKYQDDLARVDAAQIAQCLAAPG from the coding sequence ATGCAGCCCGCTTCAATCGACGACACCCTCGCCCAACTCGCCGCCCAGCGCTATTTCGCCAGCCGCGAGCTGGCGACCGCGCTCTATCTCGCGCTGCGTATGGACCGGCCGCTGTTCGTCGAAGGCGAGCCTGGTGTCGGCAAGACCGAATTGGCCAAGGCCGCGGCGGGCATGCTCGGCACCTCGATGTTGCGGCTGCAATGCTACGAAGGTCTCGACACGGCGAGCGCGCTCTATGAATGGGACTATCCACGCCAGATCATGGCGCTGCGTCTTGCCGAGGCCGCCGGCGAGCGTCCCGACAACGACACCTTGTACCGCGGCGAGTTTTTGTTGAAGCGTCCGTTGCTGCAAGCGCTGATGCCGGACGAACATCATCCGGGCGCACGGCGCGTGTTGCTGATCGACGAGATCGACCGCGCCGACGAGCCATTCGAAGCCTTTCTGCTGGAACTGCTTTCGGACTTTCAGGTATCGATTCCCGAATACGGCACAGTTCGCGCTGAACAGCCGCCGCTCGTCGTGATGACCTCGAACCGCACGCGCGAAGTGCACGACGCCTTGAAACGCCGTTGCCTGTACCAATGGATCGGTTATCCAGAACGCGACCGCGAGTTGGAAATCGTTGCGGCTCGCGCGCCGCAAACGTCGGCGGAATTGCAACGGCGTGCGGTGGATTTCGTTCATCAACTGCGCGGCATGGATCTCTTCAAGGCGCCCGGCATTGCCGAAACGATCGACTGGTGCCGCGCGTTGGAGGCCTTGTCGGTGACGGAGCTCGATCCGCAATCCGTGCATAACACGCTCGGCGTGCTGCTCAAGTATCAGGACGATCTGGCGCGCGTCGATGCCGCGCAGATCGCGCAGTGTCTCGCCGCACCCGGATAG